In the Wyeomyia smithii strain HCP4-BCI-WySm-NY-G18 chromosome 2, ASM2978416v1, whole genome shotgun sequence genome, one interval contains:
- the LOC129724027 gene encoding uncharacterized protein LOC129724027 — translation MLPMNNAQEVQNKRIASYGNMFSYYSEMQSVRYNITGNEPLSLTPANLETSFNLWPSFTNSNESSPAASQSFIIDVAGMQEELIKTCRTQDTEQIRQDFIRNGIDSAVNGKSTMKARPVSGIGTYSSVWPKNPLSNLDNQILPGCFTLSESTETLPLVDNTHTRFDRFKRNHKENEDYCVFCFNNGESQDTYMGHACRNEKGHVMCPRLQRYICPYCRATGVFAHTKKYCPQKPIITPADLEKMVSGKSSAAGNRGRKALRF, via the exons ATGCTCCCAATGAACAACGCACAGGAAGTCCAAAATAAAAGGATTGCGAGCTATGGCAACATGTTCTCGTACTACAGCGAAATGCAGTCCGTTAGATATAATATTACCGGTAACGAACCTTTGTCGCTGACGCCCGCAAATCTTGAAACCTCGTTCAACTTGTGGCCTTCGTTTACAAATTCGAATGAAAGCTCACCTGCTGCTTCACAGTCTTTCATTATCGATGTTGCCGGGATGCAAGAAGAATTGATAAAAACTTGTAGAACACAGGACACGGAACAAATTCGTCAAGATTTCATTCGTAACGGTATCGATAGTGCTGTAAATGGTAAGTCAACCATGAAAGCTCGTCCTGTGTCAGGTATCGGGACCTATAGTTCCGTCTGGCCGAAGAACCCTTTGTCCAATTTGGACAATCAAATCCTACCGGGTTGTTTTACGTTATCAGAATCGACCGAAacacttcctttagtggatAATACACACACACGATTTGATCGGTTCAAGCGTAATCACAAGGAGAATGAAGAT tattgcgTATTCTGTTTTAATAACGGAGAAAGTCAGGATACCTACATGGGCCATGCATGTAGAAACGAGAAGGGTCACGTGATGTGTCCTAGGCTGCAGCGTTACATTTGTCCGTACTGTCGGGCAACAGGTGTTTTCGCTCACACAAAGAAGTACTGCCCACAAAAACCTATCATCACGCCGGCAGATTTAGAGAAGATGGTCTCCGGTAAAAGTTCGGCGGCTGGAAATCGAGGCAGAAAGGCTCTTCGATTTTAA
- the LOC129724024 gene encoding solute carrier family 35 member C2, with product MTNIKYERVKQTVDHEPQNEEIELESETQMRNHTASKGHHPYVATSRDTVARTMGVKKKSFANTIIVTLFLIMCYFTLSIGLTFYQRLLLQEFKFPLSVVVYHLCIKLVMSAVVRAIYRCVTKKPRIVLDWRTSIRKILPTGLASGIDIGFSNWGLELVQISLYTMTKSTTIVFILIFAILLKLEKKSWSLGAIVVMISGGLFMFTYKSTHFDALGFSFLLFASLSSGIRWTFAQLIMQKSKLGLHNPIDMMFHMQPWMILAILPFTIGFEGQRVLDGLDKLLQTPSAIILDMWLRISVGAFIAFVMEVSEFLVLTNTSSLTLSIAGIFKEICQLVLAVEVYGDQLSLLNVLGLVMCLGGICCHVVHKFWTYTEEQKTVDGSANYDDEEDDSGLVTKNGLAPKYNPSFDMVTARFKTGAQHRPLLENESRDAEGSDHLVVNNRNYISDDSDQGDNEAQDVLFDILKRRER from the exons ATGACCAACATCAAGTATGAACGCGTTAAACAAACGGTTGATCATGAACCACAGAATGAGGAAATCGAACTGGAAAGTGAGACTCAAATGAGGAACCATACCGCTTCGAAAGGACATCATCCGTACGTAGCGACCAGCCGTGATACAGTGGCCAGAACAATGGGCGTGAAGAAGAAGAGTTTTGCCAACACGATCATCGTTACATTATTCCTAATAATGTGCTACTTTACGCTCTCTATAGGACTAACGTTCTATCAGCGGCTTTTGCTGCAGGAGTTCAAATTTCCCCTGAGTGTTGTAGTTTACCATCTTTGCATCAAGCTAGTCATGTCCGCAGTGGTTCGTGCGATATACCGATGTGTCACTAAGAAACCTCGTATAGTGCTGGATTGGAGAACGTCGATTCGAAAGATTTTACCCACCGGCCTGGCCAGTGGTATCGACATAGGGTTTTCCAATTGGGGCCTGGAACTAGTGCAAATATCTTT ATATACAATGACCAAATCAACCACGATTGTGTTTATCCTGATATTTGCTATTCTATTGAAGCTGGAAAAAAAG AGCTGGTCCTTGGGGGCCATCGTAGTGATGATCTCGGGCGGCCTATTTATGTTCACGTACAAATCGACCCACTTTGACGCCCTCGGGTTTTCCTTTCTACTGTTCGCTTCGCTGTCTAGTGGAATTCGCTGGACCTTTGCCCAGTTAATTATGCAAAAGTCCAAACTAGGCTTACACAACCCTATCGATATGATGTTTCACATGCAACCGTGGATGATTTTAGCGATACTACCATTTACCATAGGTTTCGAGG GGCAACGCGTTTTGGATGGTTTAGACAAGCTTCTTCAAACTCCCTCTGCCATTATATTGGACATGTGGCTTCGAATTTCTGTGGGAGCATTTATTGCATTTGTGATGGAAGTtagtgaatttttggttttgaCAAACACTTCCAGTTTGACGTTGTCCATAGCTGGAATATTTAAG GAAATCTGCCAGCTGGTTTTGGCAGTAGAAGTATATGGTGACCAACTTAGCTTGTTAAACGTCCTGGGTCTGGTCATGTGCCTCGGAGGTATCTGCTGTCACGTGGTGCACAAATTTTGGACATATACAGAGGAGCAAAAGACGGTTGATGGATCCGCAAATTATGACGATGAAGAGGATGATAGCGGCTTAGTTACTAAAAATGGACTAGCTCCAAAATACAATCCGAGTTTCGACATGGTAACTGCTCGCTTCAAAACTGGTGCACAGCACAGACCGTTGTTGGAGAATGAGAGTCGTGACGCTGAAGGGTCCGACCATCTGGTAGTCAATAATAGGAACTACATTTCCGACGATAGTGATCAGGGTGATAATGAAGCTCAGGACGTGCTGTTTGATATATTAAAACGACGTGAGCGATAA
- the LOC129724021 gene encoding valine--tRNA ligase isoform X2 — protein MLLPPPNITGELHLGHALTCTIQDALIRWNEKHDLQCLWLPGMDHAGIATQVVVEKNLQKAKKLSRYDLGKDKFLREVWNWKDEKATGIKRNLNELGAHMNWEHEYFTMDEHQSRAVKEAFIRLFEANLIYRDKSLVNWSCALESAISDIEVDNLEINGPTAIEVPGYREKVIFGEMVDVAYKIRGTQEEIIVSTTRPETLLGDVAVAVNPMDGRYSHLKGRSIMLWHPVRQEEIPLIFDESVDPEFGTGAVKITPAHDRYDYDMALKYQLPIVNVITSKGNIEQNFGLFSELPRYNARAKMLNFLANESLLRGTRPHSMVLPICSRSKDIVEFLLKPQWFVRCQNMAQKAKHAVETGELCIIPKVFENEWFRWLDNCHDWCISRQLWWGHQIPAYEVQYGQTSSWIAARSLEEAQQKAQAMHDSAECKVAQDTDVLDTWFSSSLLPFSSLGWPEDTTKLRRYYPLDLMETGHDILFFWVARMVMLGQQLTGRLPFNKVLLHGIICDEFGRKMSKSLGNVIKPEHVIKGASLQQLNKEAESLHQQGILSSAELKKSLSGQRKMFSDGIPECGTDALRFTLCSSNVKNHFINFNVQECHTNKLFFNKIWQATRYTLGCIDRFSVVPSGHLSKDELTEMDRWILSRLSSTIETTQKAMEGFNFHLVTAAWKVFFHNNFCDVYLESTKAHMSSDNASIATNHCLVLQHCLVIGLHNLKIFTPFLAAELLSHLPVVPDLRINYREWTDPALETAIEQLLEICQSIRQAKNECCPPVARKHNPVLHLLPKSESLSNLFQLHIKNIEQLTQCNGVILHTAEDSFANTTFTCQSSATHECNFGIVTDSQVLKAVASRNKKLVKLISELDKLLSIVGSDGYRKSAKASVQQKHLEKIDQLKLQIKEMQNM, from the exons ATGCTTCTACCCCCACCTAACATTACCGGGGAGTTGCACTTAGGTCACGCACTTACTTGTACTATTCAAGACGCTTTGATACGCTGGAATGAAAAGCATGACCTTCAATGTTTATGGCTGCCGGGTATGGATCATGCAGGCATTGCTACTCAAGTTGTCGTTGAGAAGAATCTGCAGAAGGCAAAAAAGCTTAGCAGATACGACTTGGGCAAGGATAAATTTCTCCGAGAAGTTTGGAACTGGAAGGACGAAAAAGCAACAGGTATCAAACGAAACCTTAATGAATTGGGAGCTCACATGAACTGGGAACACGAATATTTCACGATGGATGAGCACCAGTCAAGAGCCGTAAAAGAAGCGTTTATTCGGTTATTTGAGGCGAACTTAATCTACCGAGATAAATCATTGGTCAATTGGTCCTGCGCCTTGGAATCCGCTATTTCCGATATAGAGGTTGACAATTTGGAAATCAATGGACCAACTGCGATAGAAGTGCCTGGATATCGCGAGAAAGTAATATTCGGGGAAATGGTTGATGTAGCATATAAAATTCGAGGTACACAGGAGGAGATTATAGTTTCGACGACCAGACCGGAAACCCTACTCGGAGATGTGGCTGTGGCTGTTAATCCAATGGACGGACGGTACAGCCACTTGAAGGGCAGGTCTATTATGTTATGGCACCCAGTACGTCAGGAAGAAATTCCGTTAATCTTTGACGAAAGTGTTGATCCAGAGTTTGGAACCGGTGCAGTTAAAATCACACCAGCCCATGACCGGTATGATTATGACATGGCGCTAAAATATCAGTTACCAATTGTAAACGTTATAACTAGTAAAGGAAATATCGAGCaaaattttggtttattttcggAGCTTCCTAGGTATAATGCGCGCGCAAAAATGTTAAACTTCCTTGCTAATGAATCACTACTAAGAGGAACGAGACCCCATTCAATGGTGTTACCAATTTGTTCGAGGTCAAAAGATATAGTTGAGTTTTTATTGAAACCTCAGTGGTTTGTTCGCTGTCAAAATATGGCTCAGAAAGCTAAACATGCAGTTGAAACTGGGGAATTGTGCATAATTCCAAAAGTTTTTGAGAATGAATGGTTTCGTTGGTTAGATAATTGTCACGACTGGTGTATTTCCAGACAGCTATGGTGGGGTCATCAGATACCAGCTTATGAAGTGCAATATGGCCAAACCTCATCTTGGATCGCCGCTAGATCGCTGGAAGAAGCTCAGCAGAAAGCTCAAGCCATGCATGATTCTGCAGAATGCAAAGTTGCGCAGGATACGGATGTATTAGATACGTGGTTCTCTTCGTCGCTGCTTCCTTTTTCTTCCCTCGGGTGGCCTGAGGATACCACCAAACTAAGGCGGTACTATCCGTTGGATCTAATGGAAACCGGTCACGATATACTATTCTTTTGGGTAGCACGTATGGTTATGCTGGGTCAACAACTAACAGGACGGTTACCGTTCAACAAGGTATTATTGCATGGTATAATTTGTGATGAGTTCGGCCGAAAAATGTCCAAAAGTTTAGGAAATGTAATTAAACCGGAACATGTTATTAAGGGCGCTTCATTGCAGCAGCTAAATAAAGAAGCTGAATCTTTACATCAACAGGGCATTCTATCATCGGCGGAATTGAAGAAATCTCTATCCGGTCAGCGTAAAATGTTTTCCGATGGTATTCCGGAGTGCGGAACGGATGCACTACGCTTTACGTTGTGTTCATCTAACGTGAAAAATCATTTTATAAATTTCAACGTTCAGGAGTGCCATacgaataaattatttttcaacaagATATGGCAGGCTACGCGTTATACTTTGGGTTGCATCGATCGTTTCTCGGTTGTGCCTAGTGGTCACTTAAGCAAGGATGAGTTAACAGAGATGGATAGATGGATTTTGAGTCGACTCAGTAGCACCATCGAAACGACACAAAAAGCAATGGAAGGTTTCAATTTTCATTTGGTCACTGCAGCTTGGAAAGtattttttcataataatttttgTGATGTCTACTTG gagTCCACTAAAGCACATATGTCATCCGACAATGCATCCATTGCCACAAATCACTGCTTAGTGCTGCAACATTGTCTGGTAATCGGTttacataatttaaaaatattcactcCATTTTTGGCTGCGGAACTACTATCTCATTTACCTGTGGTGCCAGATCTCCGAATTAACTACAGGGAATGGACAGACCCAGCATTGGAGACAGCAATCGAGCAGTTATTAGAAATTTGTCAAAGCATACGCCAAGCCAAAAACGAGTGTTGTCCACCGGTTGCTCGCAAGCATAACCCAGTTTTGCATTTGCTGCCTAAATCGGAAAGTTTGAGTAACCTATTTCAGctacatataaaaaatattgaacaattgACACAATGCAATGGGGTGATTCTTCACACTGCTGAGGACTCTTTCGCTAATACCACTTTCACATGTCAGTCATCCGCTACTCATGAGTGTAATTTCGGTATTGTGACAGATTCACAAGTGCTCAAAGCAGTGGCGAGTAGAAATAAGAAACTCGTCAAGCTAATATCTGAGCTGGATAAACTGCTTAGCATTGTGGGAAGTGATGGCTACCGAAAATCTGCGAAAGCTTCAGTTCAACAGAAGCATTTGGAAAAG ATTGATCAGCTAAAATTACAGATTAAAGAGATGCAAAATATGTGA
- the LOC129724021 gene encoding valine--tRNA ligase, mitochondrial isoform X1 has translation MLQNLKPNYLNSCLYNSSCVLARSTVLSTIHSYSKRGLDVGYKPALVESNNRNVGKNQRQPSNEKRFSMLLPPPNITGELHLGHALTCTIQDALIRWNEKHDLQCLWLPGMDHAGIATQVVVEKNLQKAKKLSRYDLGKDKFLREVWNWKDEKATGIKRNLNELGAHMNWEHEYFTMDEHQSRAVKEAFIRLFEANLIYRDKSLVNWSCALESAISDIEVDNLEINGPTAIEVPGYREKVIFGEMVDVAYKIRGTQEEIIVSTTRPETLLGDVAVAVNPMDGRYSHLKGRSIMLWHPVRQEEIPLIFDESVDPEFGTGAVKITPAHDRYDYDMALKYQLPIVNVITSKGNIEQNFGLFSELPRYNARAKMLNFLANESLLRGTRPHSMVLPICSRSKDIVEFLLKPQWFVRCQNMAQKAKHAVETGELCIIPKVFENEWFRWLDNCHDWCISRQLWWGHQIPAYEVQYGQTSSWIAARSLEEAQQKAQAMHDSAECKVAQDTDVLDTWFSSSLLPFSSLGWPEDTTKLRRYYPLDLMETGHDILFFWVARMVMLGQQLTGRLPFNKVLLHGIICDEFGRKMSKSLGNVIKPEHVIKGASLQQLNKEAESLHQQGILSSAELKKSLSGQRKMFSDGIPECGTDALRFTLCSSNVKNHFINFNVQECHTNKLFFNKIWQATRYTLGCIDRFSVVPSGHLSKDELTEMDRWILSRLSSTIETTQKAMEGFNFHLVTAAWKVFFHNNFCDVYLESTKAHMSSDNASIATNHCLVLQHCLVIGLHNLKIFTPFLAAELLSHLPVVPDLRINYREWTDPALETAIEQLLEICQSIRQAKNECCPPVARKHNPVLHLLPKSESLSNLFQLHIKNIEQLTQCNGVILHTAEDSFANTTFTCQSSATHECNFGIVTDSQVLKAVASRNKKLVKLISELDKLLSIVGSDGYRKSAKASVQQKHLEKIDQLKLQIKEMQNM, from the exons ATGCTTCAGAACTTGAAGCcaaattatttaaattcatGCCTCTACAATTCATCATGCGTCCTTGCACGGAGTACAGTTTTGTCAACAATCCACTCTTATAGCAAACGAG GTCTGGATGTTGGCTATAAACCAGCGCTAGTAGAATCCAATAATCGTAATGTTGGAAAAAATCAGCGGCAACCTAGCAATGAAAAACGCTTTAGCATGCTTCTACCCCCACCTAACATTACCGGGGAGTTGCACTTAGGTCACGCACTTACTTGTACTATTCAAGACGCTTTGATACGCTGGAATGAAAAGCATGACCTTCAATGTTTATGGCTGCCGGGTATGGATCATGCAGGCATTGCTACTCAAGTTGTCGTTGAGAAGAATCTGCAGAAGGCAAAAAAGCTTAGCAGATACGACTTGGGCAAGGATAAATTTCTCCGAGAAGTTTGGAACTGGAAGGACGAAAAAGCAACAGGTATCAAACGAAACCTTAATGAATTGGGAGCTCACATGAACTGGGAACACGAATATTTCACGATGGATGAGCACCAGTCAAGAGCCGTAAAAGAAGCGTTTATTCGGTTATTTGAGGCGAACTTAATCTACCGAGATAAATCATTGGTCAATTGGTCCTGCGCCTTGGAATCCGCTATTTCCGATATAGAGGTTGACAATTTGGAAATCAATGGACCAACTGCGATAGAAGTGCCTGGATATCGCGAGAAAGTAATATTCGGGGAAATGGTTGATGTAGCATATAAAATTCGAGGTACACAGGAGGAGATTATAGTTTCGACGACCAGACCGGAAACCCTACTCGGAGATGTGGCTGTGGCTGTTAATCCAATGGACGGACGGTACAGCCACTTGAAGGGCAGGTCTATTATGTTATGGCACCCAGTACGTCAGGAAGAAATTCCGTTAATCTTTGACGAAAGTGTTGATCCAGAGTTTGGAACCGGTGCAGTTAAAATCACACCAGCCCATGACCGGTATGATTATGACATGGCGCTAAAATATCAGTTACCAATTGTAAACGTTATAACTAGTAAAGGAAATATCGAGCaaaattttggtttattttcggAGCTTCCTAGGTATAATGCGCGCGCAAAAATGTTAAACTTCCTTGCTAATGAATCACTACTAAGAGGAACGAGACCCCATTCAATGGTGTTACCAATTTGTTCGAGGTCAAAAGATATAGTTGAGTTTTTATTGAAACCTCAGTGGTTTGTTCGCTGTCAAAATATGGCTCAGAAAGCTAAACATGCAGTTGAAACTGGGGAATTGTGCATAATTCCAAAAGTTTTTGAGAATGAATGGTTTCGTTGGTTAGATAATTGTCACGACTGGTGTATTTCCAGACAGCTATGGTGGGGTCATCAGATACCAGCTTATGAAGTGCAATATGGCCAAACCTCATCTTGGATCGCCGCTAGATCGCTGGAAGAAGCTCAGCAGAAAGCTCAAGCCATGCATGATTCTGCAGAATGCAAAGTTGCGCAGGATACGGATGTATTAGATACGTGGTTCTCTTCGTCGCTGCTTCCTTTTTCTTCCCTCGGGTGGCCTGAGGATACCACCAAACTAAGGCGGTACTATCCGTTGGATCTAATGGAAACCGGTCACGATATACTATTCTTTTGGGTAGCACGTATGGTTATGCTGGGTCAACAACTAACAGGACGGTTACCGTTCAACAAGGTATTATTGCATGGTATAATTTGTGATGAGTTCGGCCGAAAAATGTCCAAAAGTTTAGGAAATGTAATTAAACCGGAACATGTTATTAAGGGCGCTTCATTGCAGCAGCTAAATAAAGAAGCTGAATCTTTACATCAACAGGGCATTCTATCATCGGCGGAATTGAAGAAATCTCTATCCGGTCAGCGTAAAATGTTTTCCGATGGTATTCCGGAGTGCGGAACGGATGCACTACGCTTTACGTTGTGTTCATCTAACGTGAAAAATCATTTTATAAATTTCAACGTTCAGGAGTGCCATacgaataaattatttttcaacaagATATGGCAGGCTACGCGTTATACTTTGGGTTGCATCGATCGTTTCTCGGTTGTGCCTAGTGGTCACTTAAGCAAGGATGAGTTAACAGAGATGGATAGATGGATTTTGAGTCGACTCAGTAGCACCATCGAAACGACACAAAAAGCAATGGAAGGTTTCAATTTTCATTTGGTCACTGCAGCTTGGAAAGtattttttcataataatttttgTGATGTCTACTTG gagTCCACTAAAGCACATATGTCATCCGACAATGCATCCATTGCCACAAATCACTGCTTAGTGCTGCAACATTGTCTGGTAATCGGTttacataatttaaaaatattcactcCATTTTTGGCTGCGGAACTACTATCTCATTTACCTGTGGTGCCAGATCTCCGAATTAACTACAGGGAATGGACAGACCCAGCATTGGAGACAGCAATCGAGCAGTTATTAGAAATTTGTCAAAGCATACGCCAAGCCAAAAACGAGTGTTGTCCACCGGTTGCTCGCAAGCATAACCCAGTTTTGCATTTGCTGCCTAAATCGGAAAGTTTGAGTAACCTATTTCAGctacatataaaaaatattgaacaattgACACAATGCAATGGGGTGATTCTTCACACTGCTGAGGACTCTTTCGCTAATACCACTTTCACATGTCAGTCATCCGCTACTCATGAGTGTAATTTCGGTATTGTGACAGATTCACAAGTGCTCAAAGCAGTGGCGAGTAGAAATAAGAAACTCGTCAAGCTAATATCTGAGCTGGATAAACTGCTTAGCATTGTGGGAAGTGATGGCTACCGAAAATCTGCGAAAGCTTCAGTTCAACAGAAGCATTTGGAAAAG ATTGATCAGCTAAAATTACAGATTAAAGAGATGCAAAATATGTGA